From Triticum aestivum cultivar Chinese Spring chromosome 4A, IWGSC CS RefSeq v2.1, whole genome shotgun sequence, a single genomic window includes:
- the LOC123083653 gene encoding F-box protein At4g00755 isoform X2, which translates to MTPPTSPAHPPSHTPGVNSFSKLQCLRACPEVSTFMHVDVTTSGSSTTTTTRQDQLDREHRAYTHLAHGLLSPYKPRDCIIHCIGASSTDEFPMETIENTLHRLDQLNFRPCYWSSRGNRDPAAPECLIYRLQADLCLVDEIKMKPYKALFQIGDPIYSAKSIRFQMGYPRSPLRPEALVCDENEGQLIDDRNYVWTYTSPEFPVLQEDVLQSFKLPRQVLCIGGVVKVELLGRAQKQAIDGLYYVCVSHVQILGKPLSRELGVVPRGNGLVLNYYLDPRQRVIRG; encoded by the exons ATGACCCCGCCGACATCGCCCGCGCATCCGCCGTCTCACACTCCTGGCGTCAATTCG TTCAGCAAGCTGCAGTGCCTACGGGCCTGCCCGGAGGTGTCCACCTTCATGCACGTCGATGTCACCACCTCCGgctccagcaccaccaccaccacacgccAGGATCAGCTCGACCGGGAACACAGGGCGTACACACACCTCGCCCACGGCCTCCTCTCGCCGTACAAGCCAAGGGACTGCATCATCCACTGCATCGGCGCGTCCAGCACTGACGAATTCCCCATGGAGACCATCGAGAACACCCTTCACCGCCTCGACCAGCTCAACTTTAGACCCTGCTACTGGTCCAGCCGCGGCAACAGGGATCCCGCCGCGCCCGAGTGCCTCATATACAGGCTCCAGGCGGATCTGTGCCTCGTCGATGAGATCAAGATGAAGCCCTACAAAG CACTTTTCCAGATTGGTGACCCGATATATtcggcaaagagcatccggttccAGATGGGCTATCCAAGGTCACCGCTACGCCCTGAAGCACTTGTGTGTGATGAAAATGAGGGACAGTTAATTGACGACAGAAACTATGTCTGGACCTACACATCTCCAGAATTTCCAGTGCTGCAG GAAGATGTTCTGCAATCTTTCAAGTTACCACGCCAGGTTCTTTGTATTGGTGGGGTGGTGAAGGTTGAGCTTCTTGGGAGAGCTCAGAAGCAGGCAATTGATGGTCTCTACTACGTGTG TGTGTCTCATGTCCAAATACTGGGGAAGCCACTGTCACGAGAGCTCGGGGTTGTTCCTCGTGGAAACGGCCTAGTCCTGAATTACTATCTGGATCCCCGCCAGCGAGTCATCAGGGGATGA
- the LOC123084614 gene encoding disease resistance protein RGA5-like → MDLATGAMGSLLLKLGKLLMEEYKLQTNVKEDVEYLKRELTSMYAALRKVGGMPRDQLDDQLKLWANEVRDLSFIMEDIVDKFLVRVEGAEPAIKPRKLKKLMKKMGNLFRKNKTHHEISDEIKDIKGRVKEAAERRDRYWVNDVVVNPVGSINVDPRLLALYKDQKELIGIDDSLNELTKMMCDGDGDACKQLKILSIFGFGGLGKTTLAKAVYDKLKPQFGCCAFVPVGRNPSLKKLLNDILFGIHKKKYTELDERELIDKLRELLENKRYLIVIDDIWDKRTWKLVKTALLKPLSLDLSKDLFHRRLSCGEIEWSNHLPAEVYNKILHKCGGVPLAIITIASLLVGKPVEVWSKVYTSIGFGHEENEDVENTRKILLFSYYDLPCYLKTCLLYLSIYPEDHLIDKDSLIWKWVAEGFIHEEPGIGLFEIGERYFNELVNKSMIMPVEIPHHGIITGCRVHDIMLDMICLLSKEENFVTVLDSNEKYTTSHCNAHRLAVDRRVQPLASISTSRVRSLNAMCGAEMLPSFSCFEVLRVLALEGPTNSCNPNYLEHVGKLVHLRHLKLASMGICEVPKEIGYLKFLVVLDLGRNSISELPESISRLSQLKCLNICETDIEVPCWIGNLTSLEELCLYKVDEQSNFVTEVGKLTELRKLRISNTLELWRDSERNAWEESVGKLNKIQVIDINHIGSFRIPGDESPWGRYALSPQLRVLRMAYGEPGLVARINPRLLPNLSHLELFVYTSELDVFGRFQELVTLKLCTWSALHHDTMGGAGAFPKLRVFKTEATIGSFLEGDMPILESLQFRVVAQSNDDGISFDFDFDSLRNLPLLQSVRVFLFAHPPEHKKAEEMVRRAIDMLPNRPSPRIHSYDIIINRR, encoded by the exons ATGGACCTCGCGACGGGGGCCATGGGCAGCCTGCTCCTCAAGCTTGGCAAGCTCCTCATGGAGGAGTACAAGCTGCAGACCAACGTCAAGGAAGATGTTGAATATCTCAAGAGAGAGCTGACAAGCATGTATGCTGCCCTACGTAAGGTGGGGGGCATGCCACGTGACCAGCTCGACGACCAGCTCAAGCTCTGGGCCAACGAAGTCAGGGACTTGTCGTTCATAATGGAGGACATCGTCGACAAGTTCCTGGTGCGCGTCGAGGGAGCTGAGCCAGCCATCAAGCCACGCAAACTCAAGAAGCTCATGAAGAAGATGGGGAACTTGTTCAGGAAGAACAAGACTCACCATGAGATCTCCGATGAGATCAAAGACATCAAGGGCCGCGTCAAGGAGGCAGCTGAACGACGTGATAGGTACTGGGTCAACGATGTGGTTGTTAATCCAGTTGGCTCAATCAATGTTGACCCTCGCCTATTGGCTTTGTACAAGGACCAGAAAGAGCTTATTGGTATTGATGATTCATTGAATGAGCTAACTAAGATGATGTGTGATGGAGATGGTGATGCGTGCAAGCAACTGAAGATACTCTCTATTTTCGGGTTTGGAGGCCTTGGCAAGACAACTCTTGCCAAAGCAGTGTATGATAAGCTCAAACCACAGTTTGGTTGCTGTGCTTTTGTTCCGGTAGGACGGAACCCTAGCCTAAAAAAACTTCTCAATGACATTCTCTTTGGAATTCACAAGAAAAAGTACACGGAGTTGGATGAAAGGGAGCTGATCGACAAACTCCGAGAATTACTTGAGAACAAAAG GTACTTGATTGTTATTGATGACATATGGGATAAAAGAACATGGAAACTAGTCAAGACCGCTTTG CTAAAACCGCTTTCTCTTGATTTATCGAAGGATTTGTTTCATAGAAGATTATCTTGTGGTGAAATAGAATGGTCTAATCATCTGCCGGCAGAGGTATACAATAAAATTTTACATAAATGTGGTGGTGTACCATTGGCTATAATCACAATAGCTAGTTTGCTTGTCGGTAAACCTGTGGAGGTTTGGTCTAAGGTATACACTTCAATTGGTTTTGGGCATGAAGAAAACGAAGACGTGGAGAACACGAGAAAAATACTTTTATTtagctattatgatctaccttgttACCTAAAGACTTGCTTATTGTATCTAAGCATATATCCTGAAGACCATCTTATTGATAAAGATAGTTTGATATGGAAGTGGGTCGCCGAAGGTTTTATCCATGAGGAACCAGGGATAGGACTATTCGAGATTGGCGAGAGATACTTCAATGAGTTGGTAAACAAAAGCATGATAATGCCTGTAGAGATACCACATCATGGCATCATAACTGGTTGTCGTGTCCATGACATAATGCTTGACATGATATGCCTATTGTCAAAGGAAGAAAACTTTGTTACCGTATTGGATAGTAACGAGAAATATACAACTTCTCATTGCAATGCTCATAGGCTAGCTGTTGATCGTAGAGTCCAACCCCTGGCTAGCATATCCACATCACGGGTAAGGTCACTTAATGCCATGTGCGGTGCTGAGATGTTGCCATCATTTTCATGCTTTGAAGTTTTGCGTGTCCTAGCTTTGGAAGGCCCCACTAATTCATGCAATCCTAATTATCTTGAGCATGTTGGAAAGTTAGTTCACTTGCGGCACCTCAAACTAGCGAGCATGGGTATCTGTGAGGTCCCAAAGGAAATAGGATATCTAAAGTTCTTGGTGGTATTGGACTTGGGTCGAAATAGCATAAGTGAACTTCCAGAGAGTATTAGTCGTCTAAGTCAACTCAAGTGCTTGAACATCTGCGAAACAGACATTGAAGTGCCATGTTGGATCGGGAATTTGACTTCTCTGGAAGAGCTATGTCTATATAAAGTTGATGAGCAATCAAActttgtgacagaagttggcaaGTTGACAGAGTTGAGGAAACTCCGCATTTCTAACACTTTAGAACTGTGGCGTGACAGCGAAAGGAATGCTTGGGAGGAGTCTGTAGGTAAATTGAATAAGATCCAAGTCATTGACATTAATCATATTGGCTCATTTAGAATTCCTGGTGATGAGAGCCCCTGGGGACGGTATGCCCTCTCTCCGCAACTTCGTGTTCTGCGCATGGCCTATGGAGAACCTGGGCTGGTGGCAAGGATCAATCCCCGACTTCTTCCAAACCTCTCACATTTGGAACTATTTGTATACACTTCGGAACTGGACGTCTTCGGAAGATTTCAAGAGCTTGTTACCCTCAAGCTGTGCACGTGGTCAGCTCTCCACCACGACACCATGGGCGGTGCGGGTGCATTCCCCAAGCTGAGGGTATTCAAGACAGAAGCAACGATTGGTTCGTTTCTAGAGGGAGATATGCCCATCCTTGAATCTCTCCAGTTCCGCGTGGTTGCGCAGTCCAATGATGACGGCATCAGCTTTGACTTTGACTTTGATAGCCTAAGGAACCTCCCTTTGCTTCAGTCCGTCAGAGTCTTTTTATTTGCCCATCCTCCGGAGCACAAGAAGGCTGAGGAAATGGTGAGGCGTGCAATTGATATGCTTCCAAACCGTCCCAGCCCTCGCATCCATTCATATGATATAATAATAAATAGGAGGTAA
- the LOC123083653 gene encoding F-box protein At4g00755 isoform X1 — protein MKDSSCSSSLSAAGLVDTSPTVFTMLDHPADLARASATIFTMLDDPADIARASAVSHSWRQFVIANQFSKLQCLRACPEVSTFMHVDVTTSGSSTTTTTRQDQLDREHRAYTHLAHGLLSPYKPRDCIIHCIGASSTDEFPMETIENTLHRLDQLNFRPCYWSSRGNRDPAAPECLIYRLQADLCLVDEIKMKPYKALFQIGDPIYSAKSIRFQMGYPRSPLRPEALVCDENEGQLIDDRNYVWTYTSPEFPVLQEDVLQSFKLPRQVLCIGGVVKVELLGRAQKQAIDGLYYVCVSHVQILGKPLSRELGVVPRGNGLVLNYYLDPRQRVIRG, from the exons ATGAAGGATTCCTCCTGCTCGTCCTCCTTGTCGGCGGCGGGCCTCGTCGACACCTCACCCACCGTCTTCACCATGCTCGACCACCCAGCCGACCTCGCCCGCGCATCAGCCACCATCTTCACCATGCTGGATGACCCCGCCGACATCGCCCGCGCATCCGCCGTCTCACACTCCTGGCGTCAATTCG TTATTGCCAACCAGTTCAGCAAGCTGCAGTGCCTACGGGCCTGCCCGGAGGTGTCCACCTTCATGCACGTCGATGTCACCACCTCCGgctccagcaccaccaccaccacacgccAGGATCAGCTCGACCGGGAACACAGGGCGTACACACACCTCGCCCACGGCCTCCTCTCGCCGTACAAGCCAAGGGACTGCATCATCCACTGCATCGGCGCGTCCAGCACTGACGAATTCCCCATGGAGACCATCGAGAACACCCTTCACCGCCTCGACCAGCTCAACTTTAGACCCTGCTACTGGTCCAGCCGCGGCAACAGGGATCCCGCCGCGCCCGAGTGCCTCATATACAGGCTCCAGGCGGATCTGTGCCTCGTCGATGAGATCAAGATGAAGCCCTACAAAG CACTTTTCCAGATTGGTGACCCGATATATtcggcaaagagcatccggttccAGATGGGCTATCCAAGGTCACCGCTACGCCCTGAAGCACTTGTGTGTGATGAAAATGAGGGACAGTTAATTGACGACAGAAACTATGTCTGGACCTACACATCTCCAGAATTTCCAGTGCTGCAG GAAGATGTTCTGCAATCTTTCAAGTTACCACGCCAGGTTCTTTGTATTGGTGGGGTGGTGAAGGTTGAGCTTCTTGGGAGAGCTCAGAAGCAGGCAATTGATGGTCTCTACTACGTGTG TGTGTCTCATGTCCAAATACTGGGGAAGCCACTGTCACGAGAGCTCGGGGTTGTTCCTCGTGGAAACGGCCTAGTCCTGAATTACTATCTGGATCCCCGCCAGCGAGTCATCAGGGGATGA